In the genome of Aequorivita sp. H23M31, the window ATAAATATAAGAACCCCCTGGGTTCAAGGCTTGGATAGTTCTTTAAAGATTGGAATAACAAAACTCAAACCTATTTAACATTCAAATCCCAATCCCGTAGGGATTGAATATTTATAAAAAAAAATACAAGCGGATGAAATACGACCCCGAGGGGGTCGAACCCGTCGCAAATAACCTCTTGCTATAAATATGCGAACCCTCTGGGTTCTATGCCTGAGGGCCATTTAAAGATAGAACCATCTGATCTTAAATCTTCTCATATGTAGATAATCCCAATCCGTAGGGATTGAATATTTATAGAAATACATACAAGTGGATGAAATGTATGAAATATAATGTTATTCTTCAGTTTCTGGTAAAATTATATTGTTGATAATGTGAAAGAAACCATTTTTAAAGTAGAAATCCCCATCTATAATAGCCGCTTGCCGACCTTCAGAATCAACCAAAAACAACTGATCTTCTTTTTCGATGACGCCCAATTTTTGACCATTTAGTGTAGCCAAATAAAATTTTCCATTATGTTTTTTTGCTTCGGTCTTAAGCCCGTGCTTATCAATTCGTCCAGGAACAATAAGATACTTTACCATGGAATTCATCAAATTTTTGTTCCCAAGAAGTGAATCCTTTTGTTTCTTTTCCATTTTAGAAAATGCTCTATCACTCACAGTAAAAATGGTAACCATTTCATTTTTCTTGATCTCTTCGGAAACCGGATCTTCTTTTAAGATCTTTGTAAGAATAGTGAATTCGGAAGCTTCAGCAATGTTTTCCGCAAAGGTTTTTGTGGAAGTGAATTTATTTTCATTCCATTGCGTACTGACCTCGGCCATTTCTTTGGAAAGATATTTTTGTGCTGAAATAACGTTGCTGCAAAGAATTATAAAAAATAGAACGGAAATATTCTTTAATATCATAGGAAAAAATTATAGGTCGTAAATATAATAATTATGCATTGATTAGTGGGATAAC includes:
- a CDS encoding fasciclin domain-containing protein is translated as MILKNISVLFFIILCSNVISAQKYLSKEMAEVSTQWNENKFTSTKTFAENIAEASEFTILTKILKEDPVSEEIKKNEMVTIFTVSDRAFSKMEKKQKDSLLGNKNLMNSMVKYLIVPGRIDKHGLKTEAKKHNGKFYLATLNGQKLGVIEKEDQLFLVDSEGRQAAIIDGDFYFKNGFFHIINNIILPETEE